A part of Leptospira congkakensis genomic DNA contains:
- a CDS encoding CheR family methyltransferase, giving the protein MDFRTSLNTIGDAEFEFIKNLVYKQAGIFLAPHKKIMVQSRLNARLRTLGIVSFENYVAKLKLDPKFATDEMQELINRITTNKTDFFRENHHFEFLKTQYFPALEQAAAAGGPKTLRIWCSASSTGEEPYSIAITVYEYFNSKPGWNCKIYASDIDTQVIATAKKGLYRDERLEPVSDTMKSKHFIKTTDKDHVFYEAKPHLKALIDFRQINLLHFPFPITEKLDLIFCRNVVIYFDKPTQKTLFQNFEVSLKPKGYLILGHSETMFGISDSFKFLGHTIYQKKD; this is encoded by the coding sequence TTGGACTTTCGAACATCTTTAAACACAATCGGTGATGCCGAATTTGAATTCATTAAAAATTTAGTGTACAAACAAGCTGGTATTTTTTTAGCACCGCATAAAAAAATCATGGTACAGTCCAGACTCAATGCACGACTTCGCACTTTGGGAATTGTTAGTTTTGAGAACTATGTTGCCAAACTAAAACTAGACCCAAAGTTTGCAACGGATGAAATGCAAGAACTCATCAATCGCATAACAACGAATAAAACAGATTTTTTTCGCGAAAACCATCATTTTGAATTTTTAAAAACACAGTATTTCCCTGCTTTAGAACAAGCGGCGGCGGCAGGTGGTCCCAAAACTCTTAGGATTTGGTGTTCTGCCTCATCTACGGGTGAAGAACCTTATTCCATTGCCATTACGGTTTACGAATACTTTAATTCTAAACCAGGTTGGAATTGTAAAATTTATGCCTCAGACATCGATACGCAGGTGATTGCTACAGCCAAAAAAGGTCTGTATCGAGATGAAAGGTTGGAACCAGTTTCAGATACTATGAAATCTAAACATTTCATCAAAACAACAGACAAAGACCATGTGTTTTACGAAGCAAAACCGCATTTGAAAGCACTCATCGATTTTAGACAAATTAATCTTTTACACTTTCCTTTTCCCATTACCGAAAAATTGGATTTAATCTTTTGTAGGAACGTGGTGATTTATTTTGACAAACCAACACAAAAAACTTTATTCCAAAACTTTGAAGTCAGTTTGAAACCAAAAGGGTATTTGATTTTGGGACATTCAGAAACTATGTTTGGAATCTCAGATAGTTTTAAGTTTTTGGGACATACCATCTACCAGAAGAAAGACTGA
- a CDS encoding ammonium transporter translates to MKRFGILFSLTVLLIVSSLGAEETEGNKESLETLAKEMASIKVSLEETKLALETTKQEANWVWTCIAAFLVFFMQAGFAYVEAGFTRAKNAVNILMKNFSDLTVGAIAYWVIGFSIMFGPQILTGFGVGVPAFAETLINAEDGSMDPAKYTFFIFQIVFAATAATIVSGAMAERTKFSAYLVFSIIITAFIYPIFGSFAWGSLLGISTGFLETLGLGGGEGVGFHDFAGSTVVHSVGAWAGLAGAIVVGPRMGKFQTDGRVYPILGHNMSMAALGVFILWFGWFGFNPGSTTSIEGGSFARIAVVTHMSACAGAISAMILTWLLFKKPEIGLTLNGGLAGLVAITAPCDVVSITGAVIIGAIAGILVIISVLFLDKIKIDDPVGAVSVHGVCGAWGTLAVGLFSLDTGLFVGAGFAQFAAQAIGVVVAFLWAFPTSFLMFYVIKKTMGLRVSEEEELLGLDILEHGNEAYPVSK, encoded by the coding sequence ATGAAACGATTTGGTATATTATTTAGTTTAACAGTCCTTCTGATTGTTTCCTCTTTGGGAGCAGAAGAGACTGAAGGCAACAAAGAAAGTTTAGAAACATTGGCAAAAGAAATGGCAAGTATCAAAGTTTCCTTAGAGGAAACCAAACTTGCACTGGAAACCACCAAACAGGAAGCAAATTGGGTTTGGACCTGTATTGCAGCCTTTCTTGTTTTTTTCATGCAAGCAGGTTTTGCTTACGTGGAGGCTGGATTCACAAGAGCCAAAAATGCAGTGAACATTTTAATGAAGAACTTCTCTGACTTAACTGTCGGAGCCATTGCTTATTGGGTGATTGGATTTTCCATTATGTTTGGTCCACAAATCCTTACTGGGTTTGGTGTAGGTGTTCCTGCCTTTGCAGAAACTCTGATCAATGCAGAAGATGGAAGTATGGATCCTGCTAAATATACTTTCTTTATTTTCCAAATTGTTTTTGCGGCAACTGCTGCCACCATCGTATCAGGGGCAATGGCTGAACGAACTAAGTTCTCTGCTTATTTGGTTTTTTCCATTATCATTACTGCGTTTATTTATCCTATCTTCGGATCGTTTGCTTGGGGAAGCCTCCTTGGAATCTCTACTGGATTTTTAGAAACCCTAGGACTTGGTGGTGGCGAAGGAGTTGGGTTCCATGACTTTGCTGGCTCAACAGTCGTACATAGTGTTGGTGCTTGGGCAGGTCTTGCTGGAGCCATTGTTGTGGGACCTCGTATGGGAAAATTCCAAACCGATGGTCGGGTGTATCCTATCTTAGGTCACAATATGTCGATGGCAGCATTGGGTGTGTTCATTCTCTGGTTTGGTTGGTTTGGGTTTAACCCGGGTTCCACAACTTCCATTGAAGGAGGAAGTTTTGCTCGCATTGCGGTCGTAACCCATATGTCTGCTTGTGCCGGAGCCATTTCTGCAATGATCCTCACATGGCTTCTGTTTAAAAAACCAGAGATCGGTCTAACGCTTAACGGGGGACTTGCCGGTCTTGTGGCCATCACTGCGCCTTGTGATGTCGTGAGTATCACTGGTGCTGTGATTATTGGAGCAATTGCCGGAATACTCGTCATCATCTCTGTTCTTTTTTTGGATAAAATCAAAATCGATGACCCAGTGGGTGCTGTTTCGGTTCACGGAGTTTGTGGGGCTTGGGGAACACTGGCGGTAGGGCTTTTTAGTCTGGATACTGGACTTTTTGTCGGTGCTGGTTTTGCCCAATTCGCAGCCCAGGCCATCGGTGTAGTGGTTGCCTTCCTATGGGCCTTTCCAACGAGTTTCCTTATGTTTTATGTAATCAAAAAGACTATGGGACTTCGAGTTTCGGAAGAAGAAGAGTTGTTAGGACTCGATATTTTAGAACACGGAAACGAAGCTTATCCTGTTTCCAAATAG
- a CDS encoding UDP-N-acetylmuramoyl-L-alanyl-D-glutamate--2,6-diaminopimelate ligase has protein sequence MKLSELIKRIPEVKLIKGDNSIEVNYIWGDSRKLKPNDIFVLPEDTTERQESFLSMALESGIKVVLVSKRHLKLKGLEKFPVILETEDTVGEAHGKLACLLAGNPAKKLKIIAITGTNGKTSLTFILFHLARKVGKNAALIGTVQIQIMDRVLESGYTTPDASSLNLLLKQMLEEGIEYVFMEMSSHGLKLGRVAGLEITCAGFTNLTQDHLDFHSNMDDYFESKFKIFQLLEQSSVKNKFGLVAGDVPFGSEMIARIEKAKLKSPIYIFGKAGEFNFSNTKLSLLQSEYRFHKKAKNLPFVEVRSIKTNLLGNFNVFNTSFALAIAYELGFPWEEVISCLENIPTVPGRFHVVPYPDKSRIAVVDYAHTPDALENILKSCVEIAPKQLICLFGCGGDRDRTKRPLMAKIAEKLADFVILTSDNPRTENPESILDEIESGFSRGFKRYEKITDRRVAIQRAVGLLERDGILVVAGKGHETYQILGKEKTKFVDFEEIENAFQNLGL, from the coding sequence ATGAAACTATCCGAACTTATCAAACGAATCCCCGAAGTAAAACTCATCAAAGGGGATAACTCTATTGAAGTGAATTATATCTGGGGAGATAGCCGGAAACTAAAACCGAACGATATCTTTGTATTACCGGAAGACACAACAGAAAGACAAGAATCCTTTTTATCGATGGCACTAGAAAGCGGTATAAAGGTAGTCCTCGTATCAAAACGCCATTTGAAATTAAAAGGATTGGAAAAATTTCCAGTGATCCTGGAAACAGAAGATACGGTCGGAGAAGCACATGGTAAACTTGCTTGTCTTCTTGCCGGAAACCCAGCCAAAAAATTAAAAATAATCGCCATCACTGGTACAAACGGAAAAACTTCTTTAACCTTTATCCTTTTCCACCTAGCAAGAAAAGTTGGAAAAAATGCGGCTCTGATCGGAACCGTACAAATCCAAATTATGGATCGTGTTTTAGAATCGGGATATACAACTCCGGATGCCTCATCTCTCAACCTTCTCCTCAAACAAATGTTAGAAGAAGGGATCGAATATGTGTTTATGGAAATGAGTAGCCATGGGCTCAAACTTGGGCGAGTTGCCGGTTTAGAAATTACCTGCGCTGGATTTACCAATCTTACACAAGATCATTTAGATTTTCATTCTAATATGGATGATTATTTTGAGAGTAAATTTAAAATTTTTCAACTCTTAGAACAATCATCAGTAAAAAACAAATTCGGTCTTGTGGCGGGGGATGTTCCTTTTGGATCCGAAATGATCGCACGGATCGAGAAGGCAAAGTTAAAATCTCCCATTTATATTTTTGGAAAGGCAGGTGAGTTCAATTTTTCGAATACCAAACTTTCTTTATTACAGAGTGAATACCGATTTCACAAAAAAGCAAAAAATTTACCATTTGTAGAAGTTCGATCTATCAAAACAAATCTCCTTGGAAATTTCAATGTATTCAATACTTCCTTTGCTCTAGCGATTGCATATGAACTTGGGTTTCCATGGGAAGAAGTAATCTCTTGTTTAGAAAATATTCCCACTGTTCCTGGTAGATTCCATGTGGTTCCCTATCCCGACAAATCACGGATTGCTGTTGTGGATTACGCTCATACCCCAGATGCCTTAGAAAATATCTTAAAGAGTTGTGTGGAAATTGCTCCGAAACAACTCATTTGTCTTTTTGGATGTGGTGGGGATAGAGATCGCACCAAACGACCGCTAATGGCAAAGATTGCAGAAAAATTGGCAGATTTTGTGATTCTCACTTCTGATAATCCAAGAACCGAAAATCCAGAATCCATTTTGGATGAAATTGAATCTGGTTTCTCTCGTGGTTTTAAAAGGTATGAAAAAATCACGGACCGAAGGGTTGCCATCCAAAGGGCTGTCGGTCTTTTAGAACGAGATGGGATTTTGGTGGTGGCGGGGAAAGGTCACGAAACCTACCAAATTCTAGGAAAAGAAAAAACAAAATTTGTAGATTTCGAAGAAATAGAGAATGCATTTCAAAATTTAGGACTTTAG
- the rsmH gene encoding 16S rRNA (cytosine(1402)-N(4))-methyltransferase RsmH, translating to MSESPHIPVLPKEVIDLLQKTESPEPKWFLDGTAGEGGHSKLILQTFPNANLILIDRDSVMLERAKKEILSVIGSLDRVHSFQMNFSEVDQDLLDSVSCPGLDGALVDLGVSLFHFLHSGRGFTFKNEEPLDMRLEPEVGRKTAADVVNYSTVLHLKKVFWEYGEERWALKIANNIVQSRHKKKFETNTDLVKLVESSIPRKFWPKETHPATRIFQALRIEVNEELLHAEKGIRTITDCLKIGGVLACISFHSLEDRIVKWTFRDLKANHPFEILTKKPILPTDIEIRENRASRSAKLRGIQRIEPILNKRWER from the coding sequence GTGTCAGAATCGCCTCATATCCCCGTACTTCCAAAAGAAGTCATTGATTTACTCCAAAAAACGGAAAGCCCCGAACCCAAATGGTTCCTTGATGGTACAGCCGGTGAAGGTGGGCATTCCAAACTCATTTTACAAACTTTCCCGAATGCCAATCTCATATTGATTGATCGTGATTCTGTGATGTTGGAACGAGCCAAAAAAGAAATTTTATCCGTCATTGGTTCCCTCGATCGAGTCCATTCTTTTCAAATGAACTTTTCAGAAGTGGATCAAGATCTTTTGGATTCTGTGAGTTGTCCAGGTCTTGATGGAGCGCTTGTGGATTTAGGAGTTTCTCTTTTTCATTTTTTACATTCTGGTCGCGGGTTTACCTTTAAAAATGAAGAACCTTTGGACATGAGGCTCGAACCAGAAGTGGGCAGAAAAACTGCAGCCGATGTAGTCAATTATAGCACAGTCCTTCATCTGAAAAAAGTATTTTGGGAATATGGAGAGGAACGTTGGGCCTTAAAAATTGCAAATAACATTGTACAGTCGAGGCATAAAAAAAAATTCGAAACTAATACGGATCTGGTAAAACTTGTGGAGTCATCGATCCCTAGAAAGTTTTGGCCCAAAGAAACCCATCCTGCCACAAGGATATTCCAAGCCCTTCGGATCGAGGTCAACGAAGAGTTGTTACATGCAGAAAAGGGAATCAGGACTATCACAGATTGTTTAAAAATTGGTGGAGTACTCGCTTGTATTTCCTTTCATTCCTTGGAGGACCGAATTGTGAAGTGGACCTTTCGGGATCTAAAGGCAAACCATCCCTTCGAAATTTTAACCAAAAAACCTATTTTACCTACGGACATAGAAATTAGAGAAAACCGAGCCTCTCGATCTGCAAAATTACGGGGCATTCAAAGAATAGAACCGATATTGAATAAGAGATGGGAACGATGA
- a CDS encoding menaquinone biosynthetic enzyme MqnA/MqnD family protein encodes MKIGIVKHLNARPLTLYFERTSGYIPVYDNPSVLIELLKKGELDCALVSSIECERNRDTLDYTTVVGVCARDVVRSVLFFRHESEPGLPKVVYTDKGSRSSVALLQCLLFREFGKLVEVVPTPASEISEMMKEGKGSHLLFGDHALLQTPVPGYQVVDLAEWWNRSTGLYFSFAFWAFPKGKVWDDRLFLTALEYGLKELDLIIKDEKRLPIAITDRYLKQELHYIPEQKNLDGFALFIKTAKELKLV; translated from the coding sequence ATGAAAATAGGCATCGTAAAACACCTGAATGCCCGCCCCCTAACCCTCTATTTTGAGCGAACCTCCGGATATATCCCAGTGTACGATAACCCAAGCGTACTCATCGAACTCCTAAAAAAAGGAGAATTGGATTGTGCCCTTGTATCTTCCATAGAATGCGAAAGAAATCGTGATACTTTGGACTACACGACTGTGGTGGGGGTTTGTGCCAGAGATGTGGTTCGATCCGTTCTTTTCTTTCGCCATGAATCGGAACCAGGGTTACCCAAAGTTGTCTATACTGACAAAGGTTCCCGTTCGAGTGTGGCCCTTCTCCAATGCCTACTCTTTCGGGAATTTGGAAAGTTAGTAGAAGTGGTTCCTACCCCTGCTTCTGAAATCTCAGAAATGATGAAAGAGGGAAAAGGTTCTCATCTTTTGTTTGGCGACCACGCACTTTTACAAACACCAGTTCCTGGATACCAGGTTGTGGACCTTGCGGAATGGTGGAATCGTTCTACGGGGCTTTATTTTAGTTTTGCTTTTTGGGCCTTTCCCAAAGGAAAAGTTTGGGATGACAGACTTTTTTTAACTGCCTTGGAATATGGATTAAAAGAACTCGATTTGATCATTAAAGATGAAAAGAGACTTCCCATTGCCATAACAGATAGGTATCTCAAACAAGAGTTACACTACATTCCGGAACAAAAAAATTTGGATGGGTTTGCTCTTTTTATTAAAACAGCAAAGGAATTAAAACTCGTTTAG
- a CDS encoding LIC11874 family lipoprotein has protein sequence MFRFLPFTLILLFFFGCFEYEETILFRKQSSGTVEIAYTVPLKKDSNDSLIKFLPTSKEEIITSIKKKSNNNLQVRDFTFRELEKSETTDMYFKRKGKVSYKLDFEDPLHLEGVLVGTFSIKSKPRTLIVKRDFPNLTDSAITESGAGEKKIISETSRLLKEGRIQFKVLFPKDSECSSNRGFIGLGNLTYQIPLQETLENPESKTWEYKLRFF, from the coding sequence GTGTTTCGTTTCCTTCCTTTTACACTCATTCTTTTATTTTTCTTTGGTTGTTTTGAATACGAAGAGACCATTCTTTTTCGAAAACAAAGTTCGGGGACAGTGGAAATTGCCTATACTGTTCCGCTAAAAAAGGATTCCAACGACTCACTCATCAAATTCCTACCGACTTCCAAAGAAGAAATCATCACTTCTATCAAAAAAAAATCGAATAACAATCTTCAGGTGAGAGACTTCACTTTCCGTGAATTAGAAAAATCAGAAACTACTGATATGTATTTTAAACGAAAAGGAAAGGTTTCTTATAAACTAGATTTTGAGGATCCATTGCATCTGGAAGGAGTGCTTGTGGGAACTTTTTCGATTAAGTCCAAACCGAGGACACTGATCGTAAAAAGAGATTTTCCGAACCTAACAGACAGTGCGATTACGGAATCTGGTGCGGGCGAAAAAAAGATCATTTCTGAAACTTCTAGACTTCTTAAGGAAGGAAGAATTCAATTTAAAGTTCTATTTCCTAAGGATTCCGAATGTAGTTCCAACAGAGGATTCATTGGACTTGGGAATTTAACTTACCAAATTCCCCTCCAAGAAACCTTGGAAAATCCAGAATCTAAAACCTGGGAATACAAACTTCGGTTTTTCTAA
- a CDS encoding HIT family protein: MSSYEEHSHRKNLFSIGKLGYAKGDRPNVDCILCGVRDKNEIVPNLTIAETELSIVSVNLFPYNPGHIIIFPKRHIIHYLELTEDEALDIHKLTQKAMRILEKQWRVQGFNIGYNLGKNSGGSIPHIHEHIVPRFPNEAGFLDVISNTRIVIYEPYQMWDDLKKHWAEDLS, translated from the coding sequence ATGAGCTCCTATGAAGAACACTCCCATAGAAAAAACCTCTTCAGTATAGGGAAATTGGGATATGCCAAAGGGGACAGACCCAATGTGGACTGCATTCTTTGTGGGGTACGTGATAAAAACGAAATCGTTCCCAATCTGACCATTGCAGAAACAGAACTTTCAATTGTTTCGGTCAATCTTTTCCCTTACAATCCAGGCCATATCATTATCTTTCCCAAACGTCATATCATCCACTACCTGGAGTTAACAGAAGACGAAGCTCTGGACATCCATAAACTCACTCAAAAAGCGATGAGGATTCTGGAAAAACAATGGCGGGTGCAAGGTTTTAATATTGGTTACAATCTAGGGAAAAATAGCGGGGGTTCTATTCCTCATATCCACGAACACATAGTCCCTAGGTTTCCCAATGAGGCAGGGTTTTTAGATGTAATTTCCAATACAAGAATTGTGATCTATGAACCTTACCAAATGTGGGATGACCTAAAAAAACATTGGGCAGAAGACTTGAGTTAG